One part of the Nostoc sp. PCC 7120 = FACHB-418 genome encodes these proteins:
- a CDS encoding Npun_R1517 family heterocyst differentiation transcriptional regulator, with translation MNSKALPRQINNIEVGVYECEIHLKFRLVEEKSLLGDREQLMQILLDALTEGSDDFLEMLQASVKAQEVSEFKASPQMRRQLMRLRNAVDTNQ, from the coding sequence ATGAACTCGAAAGCATTACCACGGCAAATAAATAATATAGAAGTCGGTGTCTATGAGTGCGAAATACATCTCAAATTCCGGTTAGTTGAGGAAAAAAGCTTGTTGGGCGATCGCGAACAACTGATGCAGATCCTGCTAGATGCCCTAACGGAAGGATCGGATGACTTTTTAGAGATGCTACAAGCGTCTGTAAAAGCACAAGAAGTGTCTGAGTTTAAAGCATCACCTCAAATGCGTCGTCAATTGATGCGTTTACGTAATGCTGTTGATACTAATCAATAG
- a CDS encoding response regulator transcription factor: MSAQLLLVDDEPGLREAVKDYLQESGFSVQVASNAREGWDLMQQSTPDLVISDVMMPQVDGYQFLKQLREDPRFQSLPVVFLTAKGMTSDRIQGYQAGVDAYLPKPFDPDELVAIVENLLIRRNSKPQKTTEEGETPDIAELANQIAQIKALLTQRNAISQSPAPFKIDLTPREQSVLNLVAEGLMNKEIARRLETSVRNVEKYVSRLFSKTGTNSRTELVRFALEHGLAK; the protein is encoded by the coding sequence ATGTCAGCACAATTGTTACTGGTAGATGATGAACCCGGATTGAGAGAAGCCGTCAAAGACTACTTGCAAGAAAGTGGTTTTAGCGTTCAAGTCGCCAGTAATGCCCGTGAGGGTTGGGATTTGATGCAGCAAAGCACACCAGACCTCGTAATTTCCGATGTGATGATGCCTCAGGTAGACGGATATCAATTTCTCAAGCAATTGCGCGAAGACCCCCGCTTTCAATCACTCCCCGTGGTATTTTTAACAGCTAAAGGGATGACAAGTGATCGCATCCAGGGATATCAAGCTGGAGTTGATGCTTATCTACCTAAACCCTTCGACCCAGATGAACTGGTAGCCATTGTCGAAAACTTACTTATCCGTCGCAACAGCAAGCCTCAAAAAACCACCGAAGAAGGCGAAACACCAGATATAGCCGAACTAGCAAATCAAATTGCTCAAATCAAAGCTTTATTAACTCAAAGGAATGCAATTTCCCAGTCACCAGCGCCTTTTAAAATTGACCTTACTCCCAGAGAACAGAGTGTTTTAAACTTGGTAGCTGAAGGACTAATGAATAAAGAAATCGCCCGCCGCCTCGAAACCAGCGTGCGTAACGTCGAAAAATACGTCAGTCGTTTGTTCAGCAAAACAGGAACTAACAGCCGTACTGAGTTAGTGCGTTTTGCCTTGGAACACGGACTAGCCAAATGA
- a CDS encoding glycosyltransferase, whose amino-acid sequence MNHQQNDPTTANSFLPMVSVVVPIYNGEADLPELISCFLSQIYPPERVEYLLVDNNSSDRTLSFIEKSAANSPINIRPLSENKIQSSYAARNMGIRAAVSEIVVFTDADCRPQPQWLNALIKPFVNPVVVIVAGEIAALPGKNLLEKHADRQDTLSQKHTLANSFCPYGQTANLAIRRTAFTQAGLFRPYLTTGGDADICWRILRSNIGSLEFAPDAIVQHRHRATLKELASQWRRYGRSNRYLHELHGVNLMPDISLKDIGYRLTRWLIKELPRDSAKAIAGKANLVDVFNTPISLFTARARAVGQRNTKLPEEAKTIEWL is encoded by the coding sequence ATGAATCATCAGCAAAATGATCCAACCACCGCCAACAGCTTTTTGCCAATGGTATCGGTGGTTGTTCCTATTTATAACGGTGAAGCAGATTTACCAGAGTTAATTAGCTGTTTTTTATCTCAAATCTATCCCCCAGAAAGGGTAGAGTACTTATTGGTAGATAATAACAGCAGCGATCGCACCCTCTCCTTCATCGAAAAATCTGCGGCTAATTCCCCAATTAATATTCGTCCCCTCAGCGAAAATAAAATTCAAAGCTCCTATGCGGCTCGTAACATGGGAATCCGGGCTGCTGTTAGTGAAATTGTGGTATTCACAGATGCTGATTGCCGTCCCCAACCCCAATGGCTGAATGCACTAATTAAACCTTTTGTCAATCCAGTAGTGGTAATTGTTGCAGGTGAAATCGCTGCTTTACCAGGAAAAAACTTATTAGAAAAACACGCAGACCGCCAAGATACACTCTCGCAAAAGCACACCCTAGCTAATAGCTTTTGTCCCTACGGTCAAACAGCTAACTTAGCCATCAGACGCACTGCCTTTACTCAAGCCGGGTTGTTCCGTCCCTATCTCACTACTGGCGGTGATGCAGATATTTGTTGGCGAATTTTGCGGTCAAATATTGGTAGTTTAGAATTTGCCCCAGATGCCATTGTCCAGCATCGTCACCGTGCCACACTCAAGGAGCTAGCCAGTCAATGGCGACGCTACGGGCGCTCCAATCGTTATCTGCACGAACTACATGGTGTAAACTTAATGCCTGATATCAGCCTCAAAGATATTGGCTACCGTTTAACACGTTGGTTAATTAAAGAATTACCACGGGACAGCGCCAAAGCGATCGCAGGTAAAGCCAACTTGGTAGATGTATTCAATACTCCCATTAGTCTGTTCACCGCTAGAGCGCGTGCAGTCGGACAACGGAATACCAAACTACCCGAAGAAGCGAAGACAATTGAATGGTTGTAG
- the ctpB gene encoding carboxyl-terminal processing protease CtpB, whose protein sequence is MNSSAKHHSLLQVAMIGGAIATTATVSVFGPAWTRSVRAALQDSPKAVVDQVWQLVNNEYVDGKFNQQDWLAVRKSLLSKDYSSKEEAYVAIREALQRLNDPYTRFMDPKQFEVLTSQTSGEVSGIGIRMELNETTKRLTVLEAIENSPALKAGIKAGDEILAIDGKPTQQMKVDDASKLIRGKEGTAITLRLGRTGRNTFDLKLTRAKIEVPTVVYNLKQEGSRRVGYIRLREFSAHAAEQMARAIRNLNGQKVDSYVLDLRGNPGGLLQASIEIARMWLDDGGIVRTVNRQGFNEDTKANRTALTKLPLAVLVDGNSASASEILTGALKDNKRAVVIGGQTFGKALVQSVHELPDGSGLAVTIAHYYTPNGTDINHKGITPDIKLELTDAQERQLATNPKLIGTQNDPQYARAIAVLSSNTFARPPLNQNNQPMSLGANELKF, encoded by the coding sequence ATGAACTCATCTGCGAAACATCACTCGCTGCTCCAGGTTGCTATGATTGGAGGAGCGATCGCTACAACAGCAACTGTATCTGTATTTGGCCCGGCTTGGACTCGTAGCGTTCGTGCCGCTTTACAAGACAGCCCCAAAGCGGTAGTAGACCAAGTATGGCAATTAGTAAATAACGAATATGTTGACGGCAAGTTTAATCAACAAGATTGGCTGGCAGTTAGAAAAAGTTTATTAAGCAAAGATTATTCATCTAAAGAAGAAGCTTACGTGGCGATTCGGGAAGCCCTGCAAAGGCTCAACGATCCATATACAAGGTTTATGGACCCCAAGCAGTTTGAAGTCCTTACCAGTCAAACATCTGGGGAAGTATCTGGTATAGGTATCCGCATGGAGTTGAACGAAACAACCAAGCGGCTGACTGTTTTAGAAGCCATAGAAAACTCTCCAGCCTTGAAAGCTGGGATTAAAGCAGGTGATGAAATCCTAGCAATTGACGGCAAACCCACTCAGCAAATGAAAGTGGATGATGCCTCTAAATTAATTCGCGGTAAAGAAGGTACAGCCATTACTTTACGTCTAGGACGTACTGGCCGCAACACTTTTGATTTGAAGCTCACAAGGGCCAAAATAGAAGTACCAACCGTTGTGTACAACCTCAAGCAAGAAGGTAGCAGACGGGTTGGTTACATCCGCTTACGGGAGTTTAGCGCCCATGCCGCCGAGCAAATGGCACGAGCTATCCGCAATTTGAACGGTCAAAAAGTAGATTCTTATGTATTAGATTTACGGGGAAACCCTGGTGGTTTATTACAAGCCAGTATTGAAATTGCTCGGATGTGGTTAGATGATGGTGGCATTGTCCGCACCGTTAACCGTCAGGGATTTAACGAAGATACAAAAGCTAACCGGACTGCCTTAACAAAACTCCCCTTGGCAGTATTGGTAGATGGTAACTCAGCTAGCGCCAGTGAGATTCTGACTGGTGCGCTCAAGGATAATAAACGAGCTGTAGTAATTGGTGGTCAAACCTTCGGCAAAGCTTTAGTCCAGTCAGTTCATGAACTACCTGATGGTTCAGGTTTGGCAGTGACGATCGCTCACTACTATACCCCCAACGGCACAGACATCAACCATAAAGGTATTACACCAGACATCAAACTAGAGTTAACCGACGCACAGGAACGCCAATTAGCCACCAACCCCAAACTAATTGGAACTCAAAACGATCCGCAATATGCCCGTGCGATCGCTGTATTATCTAGCAATACCTTTGCTCGTCCTCCCCTCAATCAAAACAATCAACCAATGAGTCTAGGTGCCAATGAGTTGAAGTTTTAA